A region of the Stieleria neptunia genome:
TCCCTACACCGCACTGATGAGACTCTGTCAGGTCGATATGGAGCAGTACGCGATGGTGATGATGAATTTGGGACGCGAAGTCAGTCGTCGACTGCGGATTGCCGGCGAGCGGCTGTTTCGCTATCAGCAAGAACTCGGCCAGCAGTGGTTTGACGAGGAATTGGCATTTGATGCTTGATCGGAAAGAGGATTCGTCACTCCCCCCCTGGGAGAGTCGAGCGTAGCGAGGAGAGGGTTTGGGTTGTTGCTTGGGGTCGCCCATCAAGAGTGAAGTGACCGCCGCGATTCGCCGTTCGACCTCCCCTCGCTTCGCTCGACCCTCCTGCCAGGAGGGTGACTTTAAAAACTGCATCACCTCTGTGCGGGAGGGTGACGTCGAACACTGCATGATCGCTGTGGCGGACGGAGAGTACAATACGCGCGCAAGCCAACTGATCGGAGCAGACAATGAGCCTCACCACCACTCAGGGCGAACGGCGTGTCCTGCTGCGATCGATCCACCCGCCGCAGCTCCCTCGGAGAAAACTCTTGACCCGCCGCAATGCCATTCTCTTCGTCGCCCTGGCCAGCCTGTTCGGTCTCGTGCGACCCGCGATCGGCGCCGACCTTCCCCAGCGGCCGAACGTTATCGTCGTCTTCTGCGACAATCTGGGCTACGGCGACATCCAGCCTTTTGGCTCGACGTTGCACCGGACGCCGAACTTGAACCGGATGGCAACACAAGGGCGGAAGTTCACGCACTTCTGCGTGACCGCCGGCGTCTGCACCCCGTCACGCGCCAGCCTGATCACCGGGTGTTACTCTCAACGCGTCGGCATGCACCAAAACCCGCGCGACGGCCATGTGCTTCGACCGATCTCGCCCTACGGACTGAATCCCGACGAAGTCACGATTGCCGAATCGCTGAAAGACCGGGGTTACGCGACGGCGATCATCGGCAAGTGGCACCTGGGCGACCAGCCCGAATTCTTGCCCACACGTCAAGGCTTCGACTTCTTTTTCGGTGTCCCCTACAGCGATGACATGACGCGAGCGGTCGGCCAGCGTCTGGGCGATCGGCTGGACGGAAAACAGTGGCCGCCGCTGCCGTTGATGGAGAACGAAGTCGTCGTCGAAGCCCCCTGTGACCGCAACGGACTGACCAAGCGGTACACCGAACGCGCGATGCAATGGATCCGGGAGCATCAGGAGGAACCGTTCTTTCTGTATTTCCCCCAAGCGATGCCGGGCAGCACCCGAACGCCGTTCTCCAGCGAAGCGTTTCGGGGCAAAAGCCGAAATGGCCCCTGGGGCGACTCGATCGAAGAACTCGACTGGTCGATCGGACAACTGATGGACCAACTGATGGAATTGGGGCTGGCCAGCAACACGCTTGTGATCTGGACCAGCGACAACGGTGCTCCGATCAATCGAGACTTGGGCGATCTGTCGCGCGGTTCCAATCGGCCCCTACACGGCCGCGGTTACACGACCAGTGAAGGTGCCTTTCGAGTCCCGACGTTGATCTGGCAACCGGGCCACGTACGGGCGGGCACGGTCTGCGACGAACTCGTGTCGACGATGGATTTGTTGCCGACGTTGACCAAGCTGGCCGGCGGTGAACTGCCAAGCGATCGCAAGATCGACGGACACGACATCGCTCCGCTAATCTACAGCCAGCCGAATGCAACGTCGCCGTACGACGCGTTCTACTATTACCACCGGGATCAATTGCAAGCGGTTCGTTCCGGACCCTGGAAATTATTCTTGCCCATCGATCCGTCCGCCGGACATCCGCACCTGGGGAAAAATGACCCGCCGCAAACGTTGCTGTTTCATTTGTACGGCGATGTGTCCTGCCAACGAAACGTTGCGGCCCGGCATCCCGACGTGGTCGACCGATTGATGAAGCTCGCCGACCAGGCTCGCGAAGACCTTGGCGATCAAGGACGCCCCGGCAAGGGACAGCGGGCGATCGGGAAAATCGACGGTCAGCCGCACGCGCAAACGATCCAACCATAGTTTGATCGCACGGATCACCAGGAATCAATTTGCTTAGAACGTCACGCTCCCCGGCCGAGGTCTTGCAGTTTTAGAGTCACCCTCCTGGCAGGAGGGTCGAGCGAAGCGAGGGGAGGTCGAAAGGTGAATCGCGGCGTTGACTTCACTCTTGATGGGTGACCCCCAATCAAAAACGCAAAGACTTTCGCGAGCCGTCGGCCCTCTCTGGCGTTTGCTTGCTGCGCAAACGCCGTCTCTCCCAGGGGGAGAGAAACTCAGTTGGTTGCCAAACTTTGCAGTTAAAGAATCGCCTCAAGGGACCGTCCAGCTCAGGACGATCGCTTTTCTGACGTACGATGGCCCTTCCGGGCCGTCGCCCGTGGGGCTCTGCGCGACGACCTAGAAAGGACGTCGTACGCCTCAGTCGTTCGGATGGGGCGTGTTTCGCGCCAGCCCCAAGCCGGACGGTCTCTTTAGGCTAGACACCGACCGTTCCCATTCACACGAGGATCTCCTTGATCACCTGCCCATAATCTTGTTCCAGGCGTTTATGCCCCGGCACATTCAATCGGTGGGAATGCAGACCCAGTTGATGCAGCAGCGTCGCATGGACATCGGTCACATAGTGCGGATGTTCCACGGCATGGAAACCGATTTCATCGGTCGCACCGTGCACGACGCCGCCCTTGATTCCGCCGCCGGCCATCAGGACGCTGAACCCATACGGATGATGATCGCGGCCGTCGGAATTCTGTGACCCCGGCGTGCGTCCGAATTCTGTCGCGAACACGACCAGCGTTTCGTCCAGCATGCCACGCTGCTTCAAATCCTGGATCAACCCCGCGACCGGACGATCGACCTGCATCGCCAATTTGGAATGATTGGCTTTCAGTTTCGAGTGCTGATCCCAAGCCCCCGCTGCGCCGTCGCCATGCATGATTTGAATGAAACGCACACCCTGCTCGGCGAAACGGCGCGCCGCGAGTAACTGCTCGCCAAAGGGGCGCGTTTCTTTTTGATCGAACCCGTACAGTTTCTTGGTGGCTTCGGTCTCGGTGTCAAATCGAATCACGTCCGGAACGGCCGTTTGCATGCGGTAGGCCAACTCGTAGGACTTGATCCTCGCCTCCAGCTCCGGATCGTGTGGATATTGTTCGGCGGTCAGGTGATTCAAGCGACGCACCAAGTCAAATCCCAGACGCTGTTGGCCGACCGAAATGTCGCCCTCGGGGCTCGCGTAATCGAGCGGATTTTTGGGATCCACTTTCAGTGCAACGCTGTCGTAGGCGGGCCCCAAGTAATGCCCGTCGCGTTTGTCAAAGAAACGCGGCCCCATGCCGATGAATTGGGGCAGATTCTCGTTCAAGGTTCCCAGCCCATAATTGATCCACGCGCCGATCGTCGGCACGCGTGGGTCCAACATGTGTCGTCCCGAGTGAAATTGGACTTGGGCGCCGTGGTTATCGTCGGTCGTCCACATCGACCGGATCACGGCCAGGTCATCGACACAGGATCCTAGATGTGGAAACCAGTCGCTGAATTCGATCCCGCTTTGGCCATGCTTTCGATAGCCGACTTGCAGGGGATAGATCTTGTTGCGTTGCTGGCCGTTGGCGTCATTGACGACGACGACCCGAACGCGTTTCAGTTTCTCCGGATCTTGGACATCGGCAAACGGAGTCTCGGTGATCGTCTTGCCGGCGTATTTGGTCAGCGCCGGCTTGGGATCAAAACTTTCCATGTGGCTGACACCGCCACGCATGAACAGCCAGATCACGCTTTTTGCTTTGGGGGCAAAGTGCGGCAAGCCGTCCGGTGGCGACCACCCCGCGATGCCGGATGAGTTACCCGGTGCGTCGGCAACCCCATCGCGGCTGAGCATCGCATTCAGGGCAAGGCTGCCAAAGCCGAGGCCGCCGCAAAGCATCGTTCGACGATTGACGGTGCGATTCATGATCTTGTTCTTTCAAAGGGTTTGGGTGTCGGTCAGGCTGTGAAGCATTGGTTTCCTGTGTTTGACAAGGTTTTAGCGGCAGGGCGCAAGTTCAATGCCGCTAAAAATGCTTCACAGCGTTGCCCTACCGGGCACAGCGTCACCGTCCACGGGTCGTCTTTCGTGCGGACGGTCGCGCCGAGCCGGTCACGTCGTCCCAGTCATCGCTGCGGAACACCGACGCCGGCAGCCCTTCGCTGTTGACCAGGTTCGCACCTTCGGGGTTGGACGCCCAGGCATAGCGCACGGCGACCGGCGCGGGCACCTCGTCGCTGCTGACCAGCACTGTGTCTTTGCCGACGGTCTTGGCATCGGCCCAATGCCATTGCTGGTCCTTGCCGGCGATTTCGAACCGTTTCAACGCTTCACCGTCGCGTGATTTCAGCCCCTCGCCGGCCTGGTCGAATGTCACTCGAATCGCGTTGCCTTCGATCTTGCTGTCACGATACAGCGGCCCCGAGTAGACGAGGTCACGTCCGTAGTCTTTGGCCAAAGCCCAGCGTGCCAATCGCTCGCCGGGATCTTTCTTGTTCTTGGGATGGATGTCGCCTGCCGCGCCGACGTCGTTGATGATCGCCATTCCGGTCTTGGGCGTGGTGTCCAGGATCAATCGCATTCGATCTTGCAGCAACGCCCAGGGATCCGGGGTGCCGGGCTCGGTCGAGGCGCCTCGGAAATTTGCCAGTTGGACATAGTAGAACGAAAACTCATCGTCCCAGCGTTGTCGCCAATCGCGGATCATCAGCGGCAGCGTTTGATCGTAAGGCACCGCCCCCGGTTTCGCGTTGGCTTCGCCCTGGTACCAGATCGCTCCGCGCATCGCATAGCCGACGAAGGGATGAATCATGGCGTTGAAGAGCACGCCCGGTTTTCCTTCGGTGTTCAAGGGGCGTTTGGGCGGGGTGGGTTTCCGCGGCGCGCGGGCACGCTGCTCGTTCGGTCGATTGCGCCGCTCCGCCGCGTCGGCTTGCCATTGGTCCAGTCGAGCTTGGTAGGCGACCTTGGCTTTCTCGGGATCATAGGCCTTGTCGGCCTTGATCACCGCGTCGACCAACCGCTTCGTACCGGGCAACGTCTCGAGTGCCTGACGACTGGTAAACGTTTCGACCGGTTTGCCGCCCCAAGCCGATTTGATCACGCCGACCGGCACATCGAGTTCCTGGTGAAGTTTCCTGGCAAAGAAAAATGCGACCGCCGAATAGCTCGCCAGGGTATCGGGCGAACAAACGCTCCACTGTCCCGCGATATCGTCTTGTGGCTCCACCGCGGTCGTCGCGGCGGCATTGAACATTCGGATCGCCGGCAGATCGGATTCGGCGCGCGCGGCGTCATAGCTTGCCGCCCCTCGCATCGTGAATGCCATGTTGGATTGTCCCGACGCAAACCAGACTTCACCGATCAACACGTCGTCGATCTTGATCGTCTCGCCGCCACTGCGGATGGTCAATGTCGACCCCGAGGCATCGGCCGCACCGGTCTGGATGCCGACCCGCCACTTCCCAGCCGCATCAGCTTTAGTCGTCGCGGTCGTTCCATTGAAATCCAACGTCACGTCGGCGCCCGGGGTGGCCGTGCCCCAGATCGGTGCGGAACGCTCACGCTGAAGCACCATGTGGTCGCTGAAGAAACGGGGAACCGAAAGTTCGGCAAATGCGACGGCCGGACACGTCAAGCCGAGCGCAAGAACCAGGACAAAGCGATGCATGGTCGAATCGTGGGTGTGGGGAACAAAGTGGCGTAAGCTTCCAGCTTGCGATCTCCGCTGACTCGCAAGCCGGAGGCTTACCTGTTGTTGTATCGCAAGCTGGAAGCTTACCTGTTGTTGTATCGCAAGCTGGAAGCTTACGCCACTTTTTAGCGGATGGTGACGAAGTCGTTGTGGTTGAGGATGGCTTGGGTCAGGCGGGAACGAATGACGGTCTCACGGTCGGCGGCGTCGCGAGATTGCATTTCGGGAAGCTCTGACATGGCATCCCAGAACGCCGTACATTCCATTCGCTCCGCGTCCGTCGGTTCGCGGCAGAGCAGTTGAAAGAACAGTTCATTGATGAAGTCCGACGGCGCGTCGGTTTTTACACCGCCGGCGATTCGCGATGCGATCTGGGATGCCATTTCGATCGCCAGTTTGCTGTTGGAAAGCGCGAGTGCCTGTTGGGGAACGATACTTTCGCTGCGTCGATAGCACTGCAAGATGTCCGCATCATCGAACATCGTCAGGAATTTGTCTTGCTGGTCGCGGGAGTGCTTCAGGTAGACGCTGCGTCGCGTGGCGGTCGGGCCGGGATCGACCGACGGGCCTTCCATTTTCGGATCCAGTTTTCCGCCCAGGGACAACAAGCTGTCGCGGACGAGTTGCGACTCCATTCGTTTGGAGTTGGCCCGCCAGTAATAGCGGTTCGTCGGATCGACAGCTCGCGTTTGCGGGTCGGCGGTGAGTGTCGACGATGACAAACGGTACGCGTCGGAAGTCACGATCATTCGATGCAGGTGTTTGAAACTCCAGCCCGACTGCATGAATTCGGCGGCCAGGAAATCCAGCAATTCCGCGTGCAGTGGCTTCTCGGCACGCAACCCAAAATCGAACACGGACTCCACCAGCGGTGTCCCAAAGTGCCGCATCCAAACGTGGTTCACCGCGACGCGGGCGGTCAACGGATTTTGCCTGGACGTGATCCATTCGGCCAGCGCGAGACGCCGCCCAGTGCTGACCGATGGATAGACCGCCGGGTAATCGGGTTCCTTGTGTTCCGGGGTCTCGAGTGCTTTTTTAGATCCACGC
Encoded here:
- a CDS encoding sulfatase family protein, with the protein product MSLTTTQGERRVLLRSIHPPQLPRRKLLTRRNAILFVALASLFGLVRPAIGADLPQRPNVIVVFCDNLGYGDIQPFGSTLHRTPNLNRMATQGRKFTHFCVTAGVCTPSRASLITGCYSQRVGMHQNPRDGHVLRPISPYGLNPDEVTIAESLKDRGYATAIIGKWHLGDQPEFLPTRQGFDFFFGVPYSDDMTRAVGQRLGDRLDGKQWPPLPLMENEVVVEAPCDRNGLTKRYTERAMQWIREHQEEPFFLYFPQAMPGSTRTPFSSEAFRGKSRNGPWGDSIEELDWSIGQLMDQLMELGLASNTLVIWTSDNGAPINRDLGDLSRGSNRPLHGRGYTTSEGAFRVPTLIWQPGHVRAGTVCDELVSTMDLLPTLTKLAGGELPSDRKIDGHDIAPLIYSQPNATSPYDAFYYYHRDQLQAVRSGPWKLFLPIDPSAGHPHLGKNDPPQTLLFHLYGDVSCQRNVAARHPDVVDRLMKLADQAREDLGDQGRPGKGQRAIGKIDGQPHAQTIQP
- a CDS encoding DUF1501 domain-containing protein, encoding MNRTVNRRTMLCGGLGFGSLALNAMLSRDGVADAPGNSSGIAGWSPPDGLPHFAPKAKSVIWLFMRGGVSHMESFDPKPALTKYAGKTITETPFADVQDPEKLKRVRVVVVNDANGQQRNKIYPLQVGYRKHGQSGIEFSDWFPHLGSCVDDLAVIRSMWTTDDNHGAQVQFHSGRHMLDPRVPTIGAWINYGLGTLNENLPQFIGMGPRFFDKRDGHYLGPAYDSVALKVDPKNPLDYASPEGDISVGQQRLGFDLVRRLNHLTAEQYPHDPELEARIKSYELAYRMQTAVPDVIRFDTETEATKKLYGFDQKETRPFGEQLLAARRFAEQGVRFIQIMHGDGAAGAWDQHSKLKANHSKLAMQVDRPVAGLIQDLKQRGMLDETLVVFATEFGRTPGSQNSDGRDHHPYGFSVLMAGGGIKGGVVHGATDEIGFHAVEHPHYVTDVHATLLHQLGLHSHRLNVPGHKRLEQDYGQVIKEILV
- a CDS encoding sialate O-acetylesterase — protein: MHRFVLVLALGLTCPAVAFAELSVPRFFSDHMVLQRERSAPIWGTATPGADVTLDFNGTTATTKADAAGKWRVGIQTGAADASGSTLTIRSGGETIKIDDVLIGEVWFASGQSNMAFTMRGAASYDAARAESDLPAIRMFNAAATTAVEPQDDIAGQWSVCSPDTLASYSAVAFFFARKLHQELDVPVGVIKSAWGGKPVETFTSRQALETLPGTKRLVDAVIKADKAYDPEKAKVAYQARLDQWQADAAERRNRPNEQRARAPRKPTPPKRPLNTEGKPGVLFNAMIHPFVGYAMRGAIWYQGEANAKPGAVPYDQTLPLMIRDWRQRWDDEFSFYYVQLANFRGASTEPGTPDPWALLQDRMRLILDTTPKTGMAIINDVGAAGDIHPKNKKDPGERLARWALAKDYGRDLVYSGPLYRDSKIEGNAIRVTFDQAGEGLKSRDGEALKRFEIAGKDQQWHWADAKTVGKDTVLVSSDEVPAPVAVRYAWASNPEGANLVNSEGLPASVFRSDDWDDVTGSARPSARKTTRGR